In Oryza sativa Japonica Group chromosome 11, ASM3414082v1, the following are encoded in one genomic region:
- the LOC9272615 gene encoding uncharacterized protein, with amino-acid sequence CDGDGDAAFRRSAAGGGGGGQRLPRVGDAHALRHGRTRGRRLGVLHLQLRWSQDHRGGLPLLVRPSRPRLPPPRVATGGVGAKLPLLTVRRLRIRSSSLPALDVRRRCPRRLRAPRDALPEGRVPTIRDRLLLLQCRRRRRGPTTAAAVVVALPTYQGTNTKPPRLRGGSTGLLVRRCGDDDDDELVVAALLTEEYRRRDTLEGAELVVLRSGEWSATPIAPIVHDDGKGEELSYWETDMAVPVGDRLLCYVDLYRGVILCGDDLFDEIPPRLQYVSLPVEAPAGAFDEEHFDRQGDNYRRCLLNTRTVVCAIDGGGAALKFVDISSRCCCGSLGKHTTCDRSSRAFVIRTWTLRIDGDGDDDMAWTMDAMIDAAELGPSTPTPPSHGAFHYTP; translated from the coding sequence tgcgacggcgacggcgacgctgcCTTCCGGcgttccgccgccggcggcggcggcggcggccagaggCTACCCAGGGTGGGTGATGCTCATGCCCTACGCCACGGCCGAACGCGAGGTCGACGACTCGGAGTACTCCACCTCCAACTCCGGTGGAGCCAAGATCACCGGGGCGGCCTCCCGCTCCTCGTCCGGCCATCTCGTCCGCGTCTCCCTCCGCCTCGAGtcgccaccggcggcgtcggggctAAGCTTCCACTGCTCACCGTGCGGCGGCTCCGGATACGGAGCTCATCATTACCGGCCCTCGATGTACGTCGTCGCTGCCCACGGCGACTCCGTGCTCCTCGAGATGCATTACCAGAAGGAAGGGTACCAACAATACGGGATCGATTACTTCTTCTACaatgccggcgacggcgacgaggacccACCACGGCGGCCGCCGTCGTTGTCGCTCTCCCGACTTATCAGGGTACCAATACCAAGCCGCCCCGGCTGCGTGGAGGTAGCACCGGCCTCCTCGTGCGCCgctgcggcgacgacgacgacgacgagctcgtgGTGGCGGCGCTCCTCACCGAGGAGTACCGCAGGCGCGACACGCTGGAGGGCGCCGAGCTCGTCGTGCTCCGCTCCGGCGAGTGGAGCGCCACGCCGATCGCGCCGATCGTCCACGACGACGGCAAGGGCGAGGAGCTCTCCTACTGGGAGACCGACATGGCCGTCCCCGTCGGCGACCGGCTGCTGTGCTACGTCGACCTGTACCGCGGCGTCATCCTCTGCGGCGACGACCTGTTCGACGAAATTCCCCCGCGGCTGCAGTACGTGTCGCTCCCCGtggaggcccccgccggcgcgtTCGACGAGGAGCACTTCGACCGCCAGGGCGACAACTATCGGCGTTGTCTGCTCAACACTCGAACCGTCGTCTGcgccatcgacggcggcggcgccgcgctcaAATTCGTCGACATCTCctcccgctgctgctgcggcagCCTGGGCAAGCACACCACCTGCGACCGTTCGAGCCGCGCCTTCGTCATCAGAACCTGGACACTGAggatcgacggcgacggcgacgacgacatggcGTGGACCATGGACGCCATGATCGACGCCGCCGAGCTTGGTCCCTCGACGCCTACTCCGCCCTCCCACGGAGCTTTCCACTACACCCCATAG
- the LOC107275582 gene encoding uncharacterized protein has product MLNHYAELEVEGDGEDSTSNSGGAKITEAASRSSYGHLVRVSLRLEAPPAASQLSFHCSPCSKHRVHGPSINVVAAHGDSVLVEMHYEKGENDEHFDYFVYNAGAAAVADEDGLPRPPPSLSLFPTYWVPLSEVEKTAYRPHQSAKAHQLREGSTGLLVRRGGGGDGELVVAELLTKRRRRRDTLEGAELVVLRSGEWSATPISPIVHDDGKGEELSYWEADMAVPVGDRRLCYVDLYRGVILCDDVFDEQAPLRRRPRYVPLPVEAPAGAFDEEHDRRGGNRRHCLLARSSSSTSSRDAAAAAAARRSATIPAAPSSSTPGQ; this is encoded by the exons ATGCTCAACCACTACGCCGAACTCGAGGTCGAGGGCGATGGCGAGGACTCCACCTCCAACTCCGGTGGAGCCAAGATCACCGAGGcggcctcccgctcctcctaCGGCCATCTCGTCCGCGTCTCCCTCCGCCTCGaggcgccaccggcggcgtcgCAGCTAAGCTTCCACTGCTCGCCGTGCAGCAAGCACAGAGTTCACGGACCCTCGATCAacgtcgtcgccgcccacgGCGACTCCGTGCTCGTCGAGATGCATTACGAGAAGGGAGAGAACGACGAGCACTTCGATTACTTCGTCTAcaatgccggcgccgccgccgtcgccgacgaagACGGCCTACCAcgtccgccgccgtccttgtcgCTGTTCCCGACTTACTGGGTCCCATTGTCAGAGGTTGAGAAAACGGCGTATCGTCCGCATCAGAGCGCCAAGGCGCACCAGCTGCGTGAAGGGAGCACCGGCCTCCtcgtgcgccgcggcggcggcggcgacggcgagctcgtggTGGCGGAGCTCCTCACCAAGAGGCGCCGCAGGCGCGACACGTTGGAGGGCGCCGAGCTCGTCGTGCTCCGCTCCGGCGAGTGGAGCGCCACGCCGATCTCGCCGATCGTCCACGACGACGGCAAGGGCGAGGAGCTCTCCTACTGGGAGGCCGACATGGCCGTCCCCGTCGGCGACCGGCGGCTGTGCTACGTCGACCTGTACCGCGGCGTCATCCTCTGCGACGACGTGTTCGACGAGCAggcccccctccgccgccggccgcgctaCGTGCCGCTCCCCGtggaggcccccgccggcgcgtTCGACGAGGAGCacgaccgccgcggcggcaaccggcggcatTGCCTGCTCG CACGCTCAAGTTCGTCGACATCTTCCCGCGATGCtgctgcggccgccgcggcgcgacgCAGTGCGACCATTCCGGCGGCGCCTTCGTCATCCACACCTGGACAATGA
- the LOC4349916 gene encoding probable alkaline/neutral invertase F, which yields MKRVSSHVSIASEAEINLDLSRLLIDKPRLTLERKRSFDEQSWSELSHRQNDGFDSIMHSPAFPSGFDSPFSLGTLGDPHPLVNEAWEALRKSVVYFRGQPVGTIAAVDHASEEVLNYDQVFVRDFFPSALAFLMNNETDIVKNFLLKTLHLQSSEKMVDRFKLGAGAMPASFKVDRNRNRNTETLVADFGESAIGRVAPVDSGFWWIILLRAYTKYTADTSLAESPECQNCMRLILNLCLSEGFDTFPTLLCTDGCSMIDRRMGIYGYPIEIQALFYMALRCALQMLKPDGEGKDFIEKIGQRLHALTYHMRNYFWLDFPHLNNIYRYKTEEYSHTAVNKFNVIPDSIPDWVFDFMPCRGGYFLGNVSPAMMDFRWFALGNCIAIISSLATPEQSVAIMDLIEERWEELVGEMPLKICYPAIENHEWRIITGCDPKNTRWSYHNGGSWPVLLWLLTAACIKTGRPQMAKRAIELAESRLLKDGWPEYYDGKLGRFIGKQARKFQTWSIAGYLVARMMLEDPSTLMMISMEEDRPVKPTMRRSASWNA from the exons ATGAAGAGGGTGTCGTCCCACGTCTCCATCGCCTCGGAGGCGGAGATCAACCTCGATCTCTCGCGGCTCCTCATCGACAAGCCGAGGCTGACGCTGGAGAGGAAGAGGTCCTTCGACGAGCAGTCGTGGAGTGAGCTCTCCCACCGCCAGAACGACGGCTTCGACAGCATCATGCACTCCCCGGCGTTCCCCTCGGGCTTCGACTCGCCCTTCTCGCTGGGGACGCTCGGTGATCCCCACCCGCTCGTGAACGAGGCGTGGGAGGCTCTCAGGAAGTCCGTGGTGTACTTCCGGGGGCAGCCGGTTGGGACGATTGCCGCCGTCGACCATGCGTCCGAGGAGGTGCTCAATTATGATCAG GTTTTTGTGCGAGATTTTTTTCCAAGTGCATTGGCTTTTCTAATGAATAATGAGACTGATATAGTGAAAAACTTCCTCTTGAAAACACTCCACCTGCAAAGCTCGGAGAAAATGGTAGACCGTTTCAAGCTTGGAGCAGGAGCGATGCCTGCAAGTTTCAAGGTGGATCGTAATCGGAACAGAAACACTGAAACTTTAGTTGCAGATTTTGGTGAGAGTGCAATTGGGAGGGTGGCTCCAGTGGACTCTGGATTTTGGTGGATTATTCTACTCCGGGCATATACAAAGTATACGGCAGATACTAGTTTGGCAGAATCACCAGAGTGTCAGAACTGCATGAGGCTGATACTGAACCTATGCTTATCTGAGGGATTTGATACCTTCCCAACTCTGCTCTGCACAGATGGCTGCTCAATGATAGATCGTCGAATG GGTATATATGGTTATCCTATTGAGATCCAAGCTCTATTCTACATGGCGTTGAGATGTGCTCTGCAGATGCTTAAGCCAGATGGTGAAGGGAAGGATTTCATAGAAAAGATAGGGCAACGGCTACATGCTCTAACCTACCACATGAGGAATTACTTCTGGCTAGATTTCCCACACCTGAATAACATATacagatataaaacagaggagtATTCACACACTGCTGTGAACAAATTCAATGTCATCCCGGATTCAATCCCTGACTGGGTGTTTGATTTCATGCCATGCCGGGGAGGCTACTTCCTTGGCAACGTGAGCCCAGCTATGATGGACTTTCGGTGGTTTGCCCTTGGAAATTGCATTGCCATTATATCATCTCTGGCTACTCCAGAGCAATCAGTGGCAATAATGGATCTGATTGAGGAGCGGTGGGAAGAGCTAGTTGGTGAGATGCCTCTGAAGATATGTTACCCTGCAATTGAGAACCATGAATGGAGAATAATCACTGGCTGCGACCCGAAGAACACCCGGTGGAGTTATCACAATGGAGGATCATGGCCAG TTCTCCTGTGGCTGCTGACAGCAGCCTGCATCAAGACTGGGCGTCCGCAGATGGCGAAGCGCGCCATTGAGCTCGCCGAGTCCAGGCTACTGAAGGACGGCTGGCCAGAGTACTACGATGGCAAGCTGGGACGGTTCATCGGCAAGCAGGCCAGGAAGTTCCAGACATGGTCCATCGCTGGCTACCTCGTAGCCCGTATGATGCTGGAGGACCCGTCGACGCTGATGATGATCTCCATGGAGGAAGACCGGCCGGTGAAGCCGACCATGCGACGGTCAGCATCATGGAATGCCTGA
- the LOC9270068 gene encoding uncharacterized protein, which translates to MDLVADHDDHSVVLLEMRYDKEGYDEFGIDYFVYNYAAADDDGDDDDPPRPPSLSLLPSYWDPLDEDERRRRQDPKVHQLDADSTGLLRRRRRRHGEDDLVVAELITTRESESSKLEEVKLLVLRSGEWSVTRAEIIHDGSKGEELSYWETDMAVPVGDRRLCWVDLYRGVILCGDDLFDEIPPRLQYVPLPVEAPAGEFEEDSDDESTRRCLMASSSSSTSSPAAAAATPAPPSATILATPSSSTSGHSGSTATATTPCCHGPWTP; encoded by the coding sequence ATGGACCTCGTCGCTGACCACGACGACCACTCCGTAGTGCTCCTCGAGATGCGTTACGACAAGGAAGGCTACGACGAATTCGGGATCGATTACTTCGTCTACAattacgccgccgccgacgacgacggcgacgacgatgacccaCCACGGCCGCCGTCGTTGTCGCTGCTCCCGTCCTACTGGGATCCATTGGACGAGGACGAAAGAAGGCGGCGTCAGGATCCGAAGGTGCACCAGCTGGACGCAGATAGcaccggcctcctccgccgccgccgccgccgccacggcgaggACGACCTCGTGGTGGCGGAGCTCATCACCACCAGGGAGAGCGAGAGCAGCAAGCTGGAGGAGGTCAAGCTCCTCGTGCTCCGCTCCGGCGAGTGGAGCGTCACGCGGGCGGAGATCATCCACGACGGCAGCAAGGGCGAGGAGCTCTCCTACTGGGAGACCGACATGGCCGTCCCCGTCGGCGACCGGCGGCTCTGCTGGGTCGACCTGTACCGCGGCGTCATCCTCTGCGGCGACGACCTGTTCGACGAAATTCCCCCGCGGCTGCAGTACGTGCCGCTCCCCGtggaggcccccgccggcgaaTTCGAGGAGGACAGCGACGACGAGAGCACGCGGAGATGCCTGATGGCGAGCTCAAGTTCATCGACGTCTTCccccgctgctgctgcggcgacCCCGGCGCCACCCTCTGCGACCATTCTCGCCACGCCTTCGTCATCAACATCTGGACACTCAggatcgacggcgacggcgaccacacCATGTTGTCATGGACCATGGACGCCATGA
- the LOC136353969 gene encoding uncharacterized protein — MTYNGQLDRFVYSAADSPTLTLLPTHARRQHWLDVKTTGLLRRRRRDGELVVAELTVKKGDTDDTPEDAELVVLRSGEWTVTRAPIIHDDGKAEEVSRWRTDMVVPVGDTLLCWVDLCRGVILLSASDLFDESRPRRLKYTSLPVEAPAKKFDDDDGGEYAINPRGYPERNRSVCVTGGGAALKFIDVSPRCCCGSPGATTLCHNSSGAFVIKTWTLMMNDDDDTTSTTWAMDAMVNAAELWSLDAYAGPPRLRPVYPIVSMDNPHIICFMVCKEHWESCFHCERTIWKIIFDMKSKKLLSIRYYDESQCQTWGVHYGDDYLPSMISDYFNSNGKYTSHNATTSINDLIVTNYLPQSSHKGLKVVSSEVQVSDEEIFAALEEIPDLGCDDLLKDEDEGGDDPNSCFTADAASKVTDTETEAASRSSAGNHVGVSFLLKAPPAVSRLRFRCVPSGSRGGDRRFPSMRVVAVHRDSLLLRMQYRKGRAYDNDIGVDYFLYNAGAAATAEEDDDEEDKEDDGGEETYRGRGYRRWAAPKRWVRDLGVKTTGILHRRGDGDDGDLVVVAELIAKEEDGGTPEELLVLRSDGEWTLTRPPVVHDDGKAEEVSRWKSDLVVPIGDTMLCWVDLYRGIIVCDLFDEIPQLRYVSLPVDAPAAKFDNGRGDYSINPRMCPRQKRSFWVSDNGGELRFLDVSPRCCCGDLGATTCNNARNAFVISSWTLKMNDMRWVMDAMVDATELWSLDAYTGHGLPRVRPEYPLMIMDDPRLVFFVVQEEYQPEISFSDRGKWRVMFDMRSKKILSVSQYDESDTSWQPYSWLTYFPSKISNYFTSIGACSNVAKRPLIVTDKPAVSCIVSSNSLRSSSSRESSTKHSQMSKGVVASPEEILAALEEVPELDCDDMLRAYSILCDDIGRHRFRSLLGLPVSLRKKWLLIEIKSSEDCSICSLCTANMQRG, encoded by the exons atGACATACAATGGTCAGCTCGATCGCTTCGTCTACAGCGCCGCCGACTCGCCGACGTTGACGCTGCTCCCGACCCACGCGCGGCGGCAGCACTGGCTGGACGTGAAAACCACCGGCCtcctgcgtcgccgccgccgcgacggcgaacTCGTGGTGGCGGAGCTCACCGTGAAGAAGGGCGACACCGACGACACACCGGAGGATGCCGAGCTCGTCGTGCTCCGCTCTGGCGAGTGGACCGTCACGCGGGCGCCGATCATCCACGACGACGGTAAGGCCGAGGAGGTGTCCCGCTGGCGAACCGACATGGTCGTCCCCGTGGGCGACACGCTCCTCTGCTGGGTCGACTTATGCCGTggcgtcatcctcctctccgcctccgacCTGTTCGACGAAAGTCGTCCCCGCCGGCTAAAGTACACGTCACTCCCCGTCGAGGCTCCCGCCAAGAaattcgacgacgacgacggcggagagtACGCGATCAACCCACGAGGATACCCGGAGAGAAACCGGAGCGTCtgcgtcaccggcggcggcgccgcgctgaAGTTCATCGACGTCTCGccgcgctgctgctgcggcaGCCCAGGCGCCACCACCCTCTGCCACAACTCTAGCGGCGCGTTCGTCATCAAGACATGGACACTCATgatgaacgacgacgacgacacgacGTCGACGACATGGGCGATGGACGCCATGGTCAACGCCGCCGAGCTCTGGTCCCTCGACGCCTACGCCGGCCCACCACGCCTGAGACCAGTATACCCCATTGTTAGCATGGACAACCCACACATCATTTGCTTCATGGTTTGCAAGGAACACTGGGAGTCATGCTTCCACTGCGAAAGGACAATATGGAAGATCATCTTCGACATGAAGAGCAAGAAACTACTCTCAATTCGCTACTACGATGAGTCCCAGTGTCAAACTTGGGGGGTACATTATGGAGATGATTACCTTCCTAGCATGATCTCTGATTACTTCAATTCTAATGGCAAATATACAAGTCATAATGCGACAACAAGCATTAACGATCTCATCGTCACTAATTATTTACCGCAGTCATCTCACAAAGGTTTGAAGGTGGTGTCATCAGAGGTACAAGTTTCTGATGAGGAGATCTTTGCGGCGCTTGAAGAGATACCTGACTTGGGTTGTGATGATTTGCTGAAG gacgaggacgagggcggcgacgacCCTAACTCCTGCttcaccgccgacgccgctagCAAGGTCACCGACACCGAGACCGAGGCGGcctcccgctcctccgccgGAAATCACGTCggcgtctccttcctcctcaaggcgccgccggcggtgtcACGCCTACGCTTCCGTTGCGTCCCAAGCGGCAGCCGCGGAGGCGATAGACGGTTCCCCTCGATGCGTGTCGTCGCCGTCCACCGCGACTCCCTGCTCCTCCGGATGCAATATCGGAAAGGGCGCGCCTACGACAACGACATCGGggtcgactacttcctctacaacgccggcgccgccgccaccgcc GAagaggatgatgatgaagaagataaGGAAGATGATGGTGGAGAAGAAACTTATCGTGGTCGTGGGTATCGGCGTTGGGCGGCCCCCAAGCGGTGGGTCCGCGATCTGGGTGTCAAGACCACCGGCATCTTgcaccgccgcggcgacggcgacgacggcgatctcgtggtggtggcggagctcATCGcgaaggaggaggacggcgggacGCCGGAGGAGCTCCTGGTGCTCCGCTCGGACGGCGAGTGGACCCTCACGCGGCCGCCCGTCGTCCACGACGACGGCAAGGCCGAGGAGGTGTCCCGCTGGAAATCCGACCTCGTCGTCCCCATCGGCGACACGATGCTCTGCTGGGTCGACCTGTATCGCGGCATCATCGTATGTGACCTGTTCGACGAAATTCCCCAGCTGCGATACGTCTCCCTCCCCGTCGATGCCCCCGCCGCCAAATTCGACAACGGCCGCGGCGACTACTCCATCAACCCGCGGATGTGCCCGCGGCAGAAGCGAAGCTTCTGGGTctccgacaacggcggcgagcTGAGATTCCTCGACGTCTCGccccgctgctgctgcggcgatCTAGGCGCCACCACATGCAATAACGCCCGCAACGCCTTCGTCATCAGCTCATGGACGCTAAAGATGAACGATATGAGATGGGTGATGGACGCCATGGTCGACGCCACCGAGCTCTGGTCCCTCGACGCCTACACTGGCCATGGCCTCCCGCGCGTCAGACCGGAATACCCTCTCATGATCATGGATGATCCGCGCCTCGTCTTCTTCGTGGTGCAAGAGGAGTACCAACCGGAAATATCATTTTCTGATAGGGGAAAGTGGAGGGTCATGTTCGATATGAGGAGCAAGAAAATATTATCAGTGAGCCAGTACGATGAGTCAGACACGTCGTGGCAGCCATATTCTTGGCTCACTTATTTCCCCAGCAAGATCTCAAATTACTTCACTTCCATTGGAGCTTGTAGCAATGTTGCAAAGAGGCCGCTGATTGTCACTGACAAGCCGGCAGTAAGTTGTATCGTCAGTAGTAATTCATTGCGATCTTCCTCGTCGCGGGAGTCATCTACCAAACATTCTCAGATGTCAAAGGGAGTAGTAGCTTCTCCTGAGGAGATCTTGGCGGCGTTAGAAGAGGTTCCTGAATTGGACTGCGATGATATGCTAAGAGCGTATAGTATTCTTTGCGATGACATTGGCCGACACCGATTTAGATCGCTTTTGGGCCTCCCGGTAAGTCTAAGGAAGAAATGGCTATTGATCGAAATCAAGAGTAGTGAAGATTGTTCTATCTGCTCTCTTTGCACAGCAAACATGCAACGTGGTTGA